The following proteins are co-located in the Corynebacterium aquilae DSM 44791 genome:
- a CDS encoding zinc-dependent alcohol dehydrogenase, with protein MSEKFTAAVAEEFGPTLNVTDIDLPQPGRNQALVKLHTSGVCHTDLHAVEGDWPVKPGLPFVPGHEGVGEVVALGEGDHADIEVGSMVGNVWLWSACGTCEYCRTGRETYCPNAEYGGYTVDGSFGQYMLVDTRYCARIPDGADLLEVAPILCAGVTVYKGLKETETRPGQFVVISGVGGLGHIAVQYAVAMGMRVIAVDIAEDKLALAKKHGAEYTVNAREVDPGQAVVEYTGGGSHGVLVTAVHEAAFGQAIHMARKGGTIVFNGLPPGDFPAPIFDIVFKGLTIRGSLVGTRQDLAEALDFYARGHIHPTVTECALEDVNEVFEKLRQGTVDGRMAIRY; from the coding sequence ATGTCCGAGAAGTTCACCGCAGCGGTGGCCGAGGAATTCGGCCCCACCCTCAACGTCACCGACATCGACCTGCCGCAGCCCGGCCGCAATCAAGCGCTGGTCAAACTGCACACCTCCGGGGTCTGCCACACCGACCTGCACGCCGTGGAAGGCGACTGGCCGGTCAAGCCCGGACTGCCCTTCGTGCCCGGCCACGAGGGCGTGGGCGAGGTGGTAGCCCTCGGCGAGGGGGACCACGCCGACATTGAAGTCGGCTCAATGGTCGGCAATGTGTGGCTGTGGTCTGCCTGCGGCACCTGCGAATACTGCCGCACCGGTCGCGAAACCTATTGCCCCAATGCGGAATATGGCGGCTACACCGTCGATGGCTCCTTCGGCCAGTACATGCTGGTCGACACCCGCTACTGCGCCCGCATCCCGGACGGTGCTGACCTGCTTGAAGTCGCCCCCATCCTGTGCGCCGGCGTCACCGTCTACAAGGGGCTGAAGGAAACAGAGACTCGCCCCGGCCAGTTCGTGGTGATCTCCGGTGTCGGCGGACTAGGTCACATTGCCGTCCAGTACGCCGTCGCCATGGGCATGCGCGTCATCGCGGTCGATATCGCCGAGGACAAGCTGGCGCTGGCCAAGAAACACGGTGCCGAATACACGGTCAACGCCCGCGAGGTCGACCCCGGTCAGGCCGTGGTGGAATACACCGGCGGCGGCTCCCACGGCGTGCTGGTCACCGCCGTACACGAGGCAGCCTTCGGCCAGGCCATCCACATGGCCCGCAAGGGCGGAACCATCGTGTTTAACGGCCTGCCCCCGGGAGACTTCCCCGCACCGATCTTCGACATCGTCTTCAAGGGTCTGACCATCCGCGGCTCCCTGGTCGGAACCCGGCAGGATCTGGCGGAAGCCCTCGACTTCTACGCCCGCGGCCACATTCACCCCACGGTGACCGAATGCGCCCTCGAAGACGTCAACGAGGTCTTCGAGAAACTTCGCCAAGGCACCGTCGACGGACGCATGGCCATCCGCTACTAA
- a CDS encoding SDR family NAD(P)-dependent oxidoreductase, whose amino-acid sequence MKKHSSIAPRTIVLTGASSGIGAEAARLLSQRGHRILVVGRDPEKTADVAGRLGVEGLTADYNDLSSVVELAANIKQRVGHIDVLANNAGGIFEKGSLSAQGLPKAYQVNYLAGWLLTEHLVPELAAGVGLVVNTASMAARLFSDVDPADITGRDLGSQTAYGNAKLLNILHAAELTRRHSDRGIFGVSFHPGVIASHFAHNEPNPFRALYSNPVTKLAMTKPRVGAQRLAFHAEATIGVDVTPGQYSFHTRRITPPDQALDRKLWDLVRRQSAQDAADFLPSGQ is encoded by the coding sequence ATGAAGAAGCATTCCTCCATTGCCCCACGCACCATCGTCTTAACCGGCGCCTCCAGCGGGATCGGCGCCGAGGCGGCGCGCCTGCTCAGCCAGCGAGGTCACCGCATCCTGGTGGTGGGGCGCGACCCGGAAAAGACCGCCGATGTGGCCGGCCGCCTCGGCGTGGAGGGGCTGACCGCGGACTACAACGATTTGAGCAGCGTCGTGGAACTCGCGGCCAACATTAAACAGCGCGTCGGCCACATTGATGTGCTGGCCAACAACGCCGGCGGCATCTTCGAAAAAGGATCCCTCAGCGCCCAAGGGCTGCCCAAGGCCTATCAGGTCAACTACCTGGCCGGGTGGCTGCTGACCGAACACCTCGTGCCCGAGCTGGCAGCAGGAGTGGGGCTCGTCGTCAACACCGCATCCATGGCCGCGCGGCTGTTTTCCGATGTGGACCCCGCAGACATCACCGGCCGTGACCTCGGCTCGCAAACCGCCTATGGCAACGCCAAGCTGCTCAACATCCTGCACGCCGCAGAACTCACCCGCCGACACAGCGACCGGGGCATTTTCGGAGTCAGTTTCCATCCGGGCGTGATCGCCAGCCACTTCGCGCACAACGAACCCAACCCTTTCCGCGCGCTGTACTCCAACCCGGTGACCAAGCTGGCGATGACCAAACCGCGGGTGGGGGCGCAACGGCTGGCCTTCCACGCGGAAGCCACCATCGGCGTGGATGTCACGCCCGGCCAATACAGCTTCCATACCCGCCGCATCACCCCGCCCGATCAGGCGCTTGATCGGAAGCTGTGGGATCTCGTGCGGCGCCAATCCGCGCAAGACGCCGCGGATTTCCTCCCCTCGGGGCAGTAG
- a CDS encoding methylmalonyl-CoA carboxytransferase subunit 5S, with product MSPRKIGVTEVALRDAHQSLMATRMAMEDMVAACEDIDQAGYWSVECWGGATFDACIRFLNEDPWERLRTFRKLLPNSKLQMLLRGQNLLGYRHYEDMVVDKFVEKSAENGMDVFRVFDALNDPRNLEHAMAAVKNVGKHAQGTICYTVSPLHTVEGYIEQAGRLLDMGADSIALKDMAALLKPQPAYDIIRGIKETYGEDTQINVHCHSTTGVTLVTLMKAIEAGADVVDSAISSMSLGPGHNPTESLVEMLEGTGYTTDLDMDRLINIRDHFKQVRPKYAEFESATLVDTNIFLSQIPGGMLSNMESQLKAQGAGDRIDEVMQEVPRVRKDAGYPPLVTPSSQIVGTQAVFNVLMGRYKVMTAEFADLMLGYYGECIGERDPELIKQAEEQTKKTPITCRPADLLEPEWDHLREEASKLEGFDGTDEDVLTNALFPGVAPNFFTTRPEGPKNVGKTPEQLKREQDAASGAANAVREPIQYKVTVGGRSQTVKVEPA from the coding sequence ATGAGCCCACGAAAAATTGGCGTCACTGAAGTCGCCCTCCGCGACGCACACCAGTCCCTCATGGCCACCCGTATGGCCATGGAAGATATGGTCGCTGCCTGTGAAGACATCGACCAGGCCGGCTACTGGAGTGTTGAGTGTTGGGGCGGTGCCACCTTCGACGCGTGCATCCGATTCCTGAACGAAGACCCCTGGGAGCGCCTGCGCACCTTCCGCAAACTGCTGCCCAACTCCAAACTGCAGATGCTGCTGCGCGGCCAGAACCTCCTCGGCTACCGCCACTACGAGGACATGGTCGTCGACAAATTCGTCGAAAAGTCCGCCGAAAACGGCATGGATGTTTTCCGCGTCTTCGACGCGCTGAACGACCCCCGCAACCTTGAGCACGCCATGGCCGCCGTCAAAAACGTCGGCAAGCACGCACAGGGCACCATCTGCTACACCGTGTCCCCGCTGCACACCGTCGAAGGCTACATCGAGCAGGCTGGACGCCTGCTCGACATGGGTGCCGACTCCATCGCCCTGAAGGACATGGCGGCACTGCTGAAGCCGCAGCCCGCCTACGACATCATTCGCGGCATCAAGGAGACCTACGGCGAGGACACCCAAATCAACGTCCACTGCCACTCCACCACCGGTGTGACCCTGGTGACCCTGATGAAGGCCATCGAGGCCGGCGCCGACGTCGTCGACTCCGCCATTTCCTCCATGTCGCTCGGCCCGGGCCACAACCCCACCGAGTCCCTGGTCGAAATGCTCGAGGGCACCGGCTACACCACCGACCTCGACATGGATCGCCTGATCAACATCCGCGACCACTTCAAGCAGGTCCGCCCCAAGTACGCCGAGTTCGAGTCCGCCACCCTGGTCGACACCAACATCTTCCTGTCCCAGATCCCCGGCGGCATGCTCTCCAACATGGAGTCCCAGCTCAAGGCCCAGGGCGCAGGCGACCGCATCGACGAAGTGATGCAGGAAGTCCCGCGGGTGCGCAAGGACGCCGGCTACCCGCCGCTGGTCACCCCGTCCTCCCAGATCGTCGGCACCCAGGCCGTGTTCAACGTCCTCATGGGCCGCTACAAGGTCATGACCGCCGAATTCGCCGACCTCATGCTCGGCTACTACGGCGAATGCATCGGCGAGCGCGACCCGGAGCTGATCAAGCAGGCCGAGGAACAGACCAAGAAGACCCCCATCACCTGCCGCCCCGCCGACCTGCTCGAGCCCGAGTGGGATCACCTGCGCGAGGAAGCCTCCAAGCTGGAAGGCTTCGACGGCACCGACGAGGACGTGCTCACCAACGCCCTGTTCCCGGGTGTTGCCCCCAACTTCTTCACCACCCGCCCCGAAGGCCCGAAGAACGTCGGCAAGACCCCCGAGCAGCTCAAGCGCGAACAGGATGCCGCCTCCGGCGCAGCGAACGCTGTCCGCGAGCCCATCCAGTACAAGGTCACCGTCGGCGGACGCTCCCAGACCGTCAAGGTCGAACCGGCCTAA
- a CDS encoding acyl-CoA carboxylase subunit beta produces the protein MSEPTMEERLEQLHKRIHEVELGGGQAKLDKQHDKGKMTARERIDALIDEGTFQETGMFATHRTTHFGMDKAVAPADGVVTGTGAVFGRPVHVASQDFTVMGGSAGETQSNKVAAMMQASATTGTPFIFINDSGGARVQEGIDSLSGYGKVFYNNVLLSGLVPQISIISGPCAGGAAYSPALTDFIIQTRKAQMFITGPGVIKSVTGEDVTAEQLGGADAHMSKAGNIHFVADDDDQAILIAQKLLSFLPQNNTEEPPIVNNDDIVEADEELRNIVPVDGKKGYDVREIIARLVDSGDFLEVKAGFAPNLVTGFARIVGRTVGVIANQPNVMSGVLDINASDKGSEFIRFCNAFNIPLLTLVDVPGFMPGVAQEHGGIIRHGAKMLYAYSAASVPKITVVLRKSYGGAYLAMCSKDLGADTVFAWPTAEIAVMGAEGAVNVVFRKEIEAAEDKEAKRAELIQLYKDTFSTPFMAASRGLVDAIIDPADTRREIALALEVLANKRVSRPAKKHGLGPV, from the coding sequence ATGTCCGAACCCACCATGGAAGAACGCTTGGAGCAGCTTCACAAGCGCATCCACGAGGTCGAACTCGGCGGCGGCCAGGCAAAGCTCGACAAGCAGCACGACAAGGGCAAGATGACCGCCCGCGAGCGCATCGACGCCCTCATCGACGAGGGCACCTTCCAGGAAACTGGAATGTTTGCCACCCACCGCACCACCCACTTCGGGATGGATAAGGCTGTTGCCCCCGCCGACGGTGTCGTCACCGGCACCGGCGCCGTCTTCGGTCGCCCTGTCCACGTTGCCTCCCAAGACTTCACCGTCATGGGCGGCTCCGCCGGTGAAACCCAGTCCAACAAGGTCGCCGCCATGATGCAGGCGTCCGCCACCACCGGCACCCCCTTCATCTTCATCAACGACTCCGGCGGAGCCCGCGTCCAGGAAGGCATCGACTCCCTGTCCGGCTACGGCAAGGTGTTCTACAACAACGTCCTGCTGTCCGGCCTGGTGCCCCAGATCTCCATCATCTCCGGCCCCTGCGCCGGTGGCGCCGCATACTCCCCGGCACTGACCGACTTCATCATCCAAACCCGCAAGGCCCAGATGTTCATCACCGGCCCGGGCGTGATCAAGTCCGTCACCGGTGAAGACGTCACCGCCGAGCAGCTCGGCGGCGCCGACGCCCACATGAGCAAGGCCGGCAACATCCACTTCGTCGCCGACGATGACGACCAGGCCATCCTCATCGCGCAAAAGCTTTTGAGCTTCCTGCCGCAGAACAACACCGAAGAGCCCCCGATCGTCAACAACGACGACATCGTGGAAGCCGACGAGGAACTGCGCAACATCGTCCCCGTCGACGGCAAGAAGGGCTACGACGTTCGCGAAATCATCGCCCGCCTCGTCGACTCCGGCGACTTCCTCGAAGTCAAGGCAGGGTTCGCCCCCAACCTGGTCACCGGCTTCGCCCGCATCGTCGGCCGTACCGTTGGCGTCATCGCCAACCAGCCCAACGTCATGAGCGGTGTCCTCGACATCAACGCCTCCGACAAGGGCTCCGAGTTCATCCGCTTCTGCAACGCCTTCAACATTCCGCTGCTCACCCTGGTGGATGTCCCCGGCTTCATGCCCGGCGTGGCCCAAGAGCACGGCGGCATCATCCGCCACGGCGCGAAGATGCTTTATGCCTACTCGGCAGCCTCCGTCCCGAAGATCACCGTGGTGCTGCGTAAGTCCTACGGCGGCGCCTACCTGGCCATGTGCTCCAAGGACCTCGGCGCCGACACGGTGTTCGCATGGCCGACCGCCGAAATCGCCGTCATGGGTGCCGAAGGCGCCGTCAACGTCGTGTTCCGCAAGGAAATCGAAGCCGCCGAGGACAAGGAAGCTAAGCGTGCCGAGCTGATCCAGCTCTACAAGGACACCTTCTCCACCCCGTTCATGGCAGCTTCCCGTGGCCTGGTCGATGCCATCATCGACCCGGCTGATACCCGCCGCGAAATCGCCCTGGCCCTCGAGGTCCTGGCCAACAAGCGAGTATCCCGTCCCGCCAAGAAGCACGGCCTCGGCCCGGTCTAA
- a CDS encoding biotin/lipoyl-containing protein: MKLKVTVNGIAYSVDVEVEEETRQLGSIVFGSATSNTPAAPTTASVAGVSANAIAAPLAGSVSKVLVAEGEEIEAGQVLLVLEAMKMETEITAPSAGVVGTIHVSEGDAVQGGQGLIEIN; the protein is encoded by the coding sequence ATGAAACTCAAGGTGACCGTCAACGGCATCGCATATAGCGTCGATGTCGAGGTCGAAGAGGAGACCCGTCAGCTCGGGTCGATCGTCTTCGGCAGCGCCACGTCCAACACCCCGGCCGCACCGACCACCGCAAGCGTGGCTGGTGTCTCCGCCAACGCCATCGCCGCCCCGCTGGCCGGCTCCGTCTCCAAGGTGCTCGTCGCCGAAGGCGAAGAAATCGAAGCCGGCCAAGTGCTGCTCGTGCTCGAGGCCATGAAGATGGAAACCGAAATCACCGCGCCGTCCGCCGGTGTGGTCGGAACCATCCACGTCTCCGAGGGCGACGCCGTGCAAGGCGGCCAAGGCCTCATCGAAATCAACTAA
- a CDS encoding S1 family peptidase: MRLRTLIPAVIGAGVALACGPSANADELPPPPSVEQVLSQAQAAADGVRAQIDAALSAAGVALPTPPAAPPAAPAAEQPAAPAPAEPTQPEPAAAEVSPEQVATTTDGQPAIFVESPIFVDEQGRPMLDVWRKPNGPNYTWTTAIKDQILAGRPGEVLHRVEGSFFDAPATPRESIEAQIHGKSLYGPGTPIYVGKQNFCTLAVAGYDAAGNKVGLTAGHCGNVGDEVYSADSWENGVTGTVAAKDPGGDVAVIKLDEDATAVTRSYNGVTVNGVGATPAQPLANLCKMGVATGLTCGPSLVTTDQVNISQVCAMQGDSGGPLVVGDRLVGMVSGGLSALAPCRTPLQGPLFVPAISTNAEHVFAQLDARGGVGAGFRLPEPGEPVFHRGVTGKV, from the coding sequence ATGCGTCTTCGAACACTTATCCCCGCCGTTATTGGCGCAGGCGTGGCACTGGCGTGCGGCCCCAGTGCAAACGCCGATGAACTACCCCCGCCACCTTCTGTCGAGCAGGTGCTGTCCCAGGCTCAGGCGGCAGCCGATGGCGTGCGCGCGCAGATTGATGCCGCGCTGAGCGCAGCTGGTGTGGCGCTGCCTACGCCCCCTGCCGCCCCGCCGGCGGCACCTGCTGCCGAGCAGCCGGCCGCGCCGGCACCCGCCGAGCCGACTCAGCCGGAGCCTGCCGCCGCTGAGGTCAGCCCGGAGCAGGTGGCGACTACCACTGATGGCCAGCCGGCGATCTTTGTGGAATCCCCCATTTTTGTCGATGAGCAGGGGCGCCCCATGCTGGATGTGTGGCGTAAACCTAATGGCCCGAACTACACCTGGACGACCGCGATCAAGGATCAGATCCTGGCCGGCCGCCCGGGTGAGGTGTTGCACCGGGTGGAGGGCAGTTTCTTCGATGCGCCGGCTACCCCGCGCGAGTCGATCGAGGCCCAGATTCACGGCAAGTCTTTGTATGGTCCGGGCACCCCGATTTATGTGGGTAAGCAGAATTTCTGCACCCTGGCTGTGGCCGGCTATGACGCGGCCGGCAACAAGGTGGGGTTGACTGCCGGTCACTGTGGCAACGTTGGTGACGAGGTGTATTCCGCCGATTCTTGGGAAAACGGGGTGACCGGCACGGTGGCCGCTAAGGATCCAGGTGGCGATGTCGCGGTCATCAAGTTGGATGAGGATGCTACCGCTGTGACTCGCTCCTATAACGGTGTGACCGTTAATGGGGTGGGTGCGACACCGGCGCAGCCGTTGGCGAACCTGTGCAAGATGGGTGTGGCTACGGGTTTGACCTGTGGCCCGTCGCTGGTGACCACGGATCAGGTCAACATTAGCCAGGTGTGTGCCATGCAGGGTGATTCCGGTGGCCCGTTGGTGGTTGGTGACCGGTTGGTGGGCATGGTCTCTGGTGGTTTGTCGGCGCTGGCTCCGTGCCGCACCCCGCTGCAGGGCCCGCTGTTTGTGCCGGCTATCAGCACCAATGCTGAGCATGTTTTCGCCCAGCTGGATGCGCGCGGTGGCGTGGGCGCGGGTTTCCGTTTGCCTGAGCCGGGCGAGCCGGTGTTTCACCGCGGTGTGACTGGCAAGGTCTAG
- the hisN gene encoding histidinol-phosphatase has protein sequence MTPTNEDLALALSLADAASAITMDRFEASNLRVDSKPDLTPVSDADLAVEEKIRAILAEKAPHDEILGEEFGGTASFAGRQWIIDPIDGTKNFVRNVPVWATLIALLDNGEPIVGVIDAPALGRRWYASKNEGAYRILFGGQPKQLHVSQVADIANASISFSSLEGWADRLLQDRFIALTESAWRLRGFGDFFSYCLVAEGAVDIAAEPEVSLWDLAPLALLVEEAGGTFTSLAGERGPHGGDALATNGTLHDAVREALQP, from the coding sequence ATGACCCCCACCAACGAAGACCTCGCGCTCGCACTCAGCCTCGCCGACGCCGCCTCCGCCATCACCATGGACCGCTTCGAGGCCAGCAACCTCCGCGTCGACTCCAAACCCGACCTCACCCCCGTCAGCGACGCCGACCTCGCCGTCGAAGAAAAAATCCGCGCCATCCTGGCAGAAAAAGCCCCCCACGACGAAATCCTCGGCGAAGAATTCGGCGGCACCGCCAGCTTCGCCGGCCGCCAATGGATCATCGACCCCATCGACGGCACCAAAAACTTCGTCCGCAACGTCCCCGTCTGGGCCACCCTCATCGCGCTGCTCGACAACGGCGAACCCATCGTCGGCGTCATCGACGCCCCCGCTCTCGGCCGCCGCTGGTACGCCTCCAAAAACGAAGGCGCCTACCGCATCCTCTTCGGCGGCCAGCCCAAACAACTGCACGTCTCCCAAGTCGCCGACATCGCCAACGCCTCCATCTCCTTTTCCTCCCTCGAAGGCTGGGCCGACCGGCTCCTCCAAGACCGCTTCATCGCGCTGACCGAATCCGCCTGGCGCTTACGTGGCTTCGGCGACTTCTTCTCCTACTGCCTCGTTGCCGAAGGCGCCGTCGACATCGCCGCCGAACCCGAAGTCTCCCTGTGGGACCTCGCCCCACTAGCCCTTCTCGTCGAAGAAGCCGGCGGCACCTTCACCAGCCTCGCCGGCGAACGCGGCCCCCACGGCGGCGACGCCCTCGCCACCAACGGCACCCTCCACGACGCCGTCCGCGAAGCACTCCAACCCTAA
- a CDS encoding inositol monophosphatase family protein — MSSTHGSQTPTTEAKTQDESANEQASSIAQLEQLLPALIKTFVISHDADDDVRLAKALVFNAARLAWRLRINGVDIDTKSNPTDLVTTADIAAEKFISGALAALRPDDGVMGEEGAHQESTSGRTWIIDPVDGTYNFASGSDYFCCALGLVEGHPDNPSAIILGAVHRPAMGYTWIGGPNLPTTRDDEPVSPIVDQPLSKVCLGTYMHPALIANGKPFVAGWLNLVAGAATVRLLGSASVDLASLADGVIGAWAQHSVKSWDWIPGRALVEGAGGTTRTITAGGISWCLAGSQSAVDDMERRLSAPDLPHLPALP; from the coding sequence ATGTCTTCGACACACGGCTCACAGACCCCCACAACAGAAGCAAAAACGCAGGACGAATCCGCAAACGAGCAGGCCTCCTCCATCGCCCAACTCGAACAACTCCTGCCGGCACTGATTAAAACCTTCGTCATCTCCCACGACGCCGACGACGACGTGCGCCTGGCGAAAGCCCTCGTCTTCAACGCCGCCCGCCTGGCCTGGCGACTGCGCATCAACGGCGTCGACATCGATACGAAATCCAACCCCACCGACCTGGTCACCACCGCCGATATCGCCGCCGAAAAATTCATCTCCGGCGCCCTCGCCGCCCTGCGGCCCGACGACGGCGTGATGGGTGAAGAAGGCGCCCACCAGGAAAGCACCTCCGGGCGCACCTGGATCATCGACCCCGTCGACGGCACCTACAACTTCGCCTCCGGATCCGACTACTTCTGCTGCGCCCTCGGCCTAGTCGAAGGACACCCGGATAACCCCAGCGCCATCATCCTGGGCGCGGTACACCGCCCCGCCATGGGATACACCTGGATCGGCGGGCCCAACCTACCCACCACCCGCGACGACGAACCAGTCTCCCCCATCGTCGACCAACCGCTATCGAAAGTCTGCCTGGGCACCTACATGCACCCGGCACTGATTGCCAACGGCAAGCCCTTCGTCGCCGGCTGGCTCAACCTGGTCGCAGGTGCCGCCACCGTCCGCCTGCTCGGCAGCGCCAGCGTCGACCTGGCCAGCCTCGCCGACGGTGTCATCGGCGCCTGGGCCCAGCACTCCGTGAAATCCTGGGACTGGATCCCCGGCCGCGCACTCGTCGAAGGTGCCGGCGGCACCACCCGCACCATCACCGCCGGCGGCATCAGCTGGTGCCTGGCCGGCTCCCAAAGCGCCGTCGACGACATGGAACGCCGACTCAGCGCCCCCGACCTGCCCCACCTCCCCGCCCTGCCCTAA
- the prfB gene encoding peptide chain release factor 2: protein MQPEVTADLESLNTTLTTIEKVLNLDELDERVRELEAKASDPALWDDPDYAQQVTSKLSHTQAELKKLRGLRQRLEDLPVMYELAEEDPDTAAETIALADEDRASLREDIESLEVKTMLSGEYDAREAVLTIRSGAGGVEAADWAEMLMRMYVRWAEKNNYSVDIYDISYAEEAGIKSATFVVHGEFMYGTLSVEQGAHRLVRISPFDNQARRQTSFAEVEVLPVVEQTDHIDIPDSEVRVDVYRSSGPGGQSVNTTDSAVRLTHIPTGIVVTCQNEKSQIQNKASAMRVLQAKLLERKRQEERAELDALGAGGNASWGNQMRNYVLHPYQMVKDLRTGYEVNDPDRVLGGDIDAFLEAGIRWRMSEANGAS, encoded by the coding sequence GTGCAACCCGAAGTGACAGCTGATCTGGAATCCCTCAACACCACTCTAACGACGATTGAGAAGGTGTTGAACCTCGACGAGCTCGACGAACGTGTTCGTGAGCTGGAGGCGAAAGCCTCCGACCCCGCGCTGTGGGACGATCCCGATTATGCCCAGCAGGTGACCTCCAAGCTGTCGCATACCCAGGCGGAGTTGAAAAAGCTGCGCGGTTTGCGGCAGCGGCTGGAGGATCTGCCGGTGATGTATGAGCTGGCGGAGGAGGATCCCGACACGGCGGCGGAGACGATTGCGCTGGCCGATGAGGATCGGGCGAGCCTGCGCGAGGACATCGAGTCGCTGGAGGTCAAGACGATGCTGTCGGGCGAGTATGACGCCCGCGAGGCGGTGTTGACGATTCGTTCCGGTGCCGGCGGCGTGGAGGCGGCCGACTGGGCGGAGATGCTGATGCGCATGTATGTGCGCTGGGCGGAGAAAAACAACTACAGCGTCGATATTTATGACATTTCCTATGCGGAGGAAGCCGGCATTAAGTCGGCGACGTTCGTGGTGCATGGGGAGTTCATGTACGGCACCCTGTCGGTGGAGCAGGGCGCGCACCGCCTGGTGCGCATCAGCCCCTTCGATAATCAGGCCCGCCGCCAGACCTCTTTCGCGGAGGTGGAGGTGTTGCCCGTGGTGGAGCAAACTGACCACATCGATATCCCCGATTCCGAGGTCCGTGTCGATGTGTACCGTTCCTCGGGCCCGGGCGGCCAGTCGGTCAACACCACCGACTCCGCGGTGCGCCTGACCCACATTCCCACCGGCATCGTGGTGACCTGTCAGAACGAAAAGTCGCAGATTCAGAACAAGGCTTCGGCGATGCGGGTGCTGCAGGCCAAGCTGCTGGAGCGCAAACGCCAGGAGGAGCGCGCGGAGCTCGACGCGTTGGGTGCCGGCGGTAATGCGTCCTGGGGTAATCAGATGCGCAACTATGTGCTGCACCCGTATCAGATGGTCAAGGACCTGCGCACCGGCTATGAGGTCAATGATCCGGATCGGGTGCTGGGTGGCGATATCGACGCCTTTTTGGAGGCGGGTATTCGTTGGCGGATGTCTGAGGCCAACGGGGCCTCATAG
- the ftsE gene encoding cell division ATP-binding protein FtsE translates to MITFDQVTKLYKTSTRPALDNISVTIDKGEFVFLIGPSGSGKSTFLELMLREQNVTSGDIHVGDFHVNKLRGRNINKLRQHVGYVFQDFRLLHNKNVYDNVAFALEVIGKNKNTIKKLVPDTLEMVGLAAKADRMPAELSGGEQQRVAIARATVNKPLVLLADEPTGNLDPDTSTEIMVLLNRINRLGTTVVMSTHNATAVDAMRRRVIELDLGRMVRDEAHGVYGIGR, encoded by the coding sequence GTGATCACCTTCGACCAGGTAACCAAGCTGTACAAGACCTCGACGCGGCCCGCGCTCGACAACATCAGCGTCACCATCGACAAAGGAGAATTCGTCTTCCTCATCGGGCCCTCCGGCTCCGGAAAATCGACGTTTCTCGAACTGATGCTGCGCGAACAAAACGTCACCAGCGGCGACATCCACGTCGGTGACTTCCACGTCAACAAACTCCGCGGCCGCAACATCAACAAACTGCGCCAACACGTCGGCTACGTCTTCCAAGACTTCCGCCTACTGCACAACAAAAACGTCTACGACAACGTGGCCTTCGCCCTCGAAGTCATCGGGAAAAACAAAAACACCATCAAAAAACTGGTGCCCGACACCCTAGAGATGGTCGGACTGGCCGCCAAAGCCGACCGCATGCCCGCCGAACTATCCGGCGGTGAACAGCAACGCGTCGCCATTGCACGCGCCACCGTCAACAAGCCGCTGGTGCTGCTCGCCGACGAACCCACCGGCAACCTCGACCCGGACACCTCCACCGAAATCATGGTGCTGCTCAACCGCATCAACCGGCTCGGCACCACCGTCGTCATGAGCACCCACAACGCCACCGCCGTCGACGCCATGCGCCGCCGAGTCATCGAACTCGACCTCGGCCGCATGGTCCGCGACGAAGCCCACGGCGTCTACGGCATCGGGCGCTAA